The following coding sequences lie in one Candidatus Deferrimicrobiaceae bacterium genomic window:
- a CDS encoding dienelactone hydrolase family protein, with the protein MIRIIGTIFFLAAIAASAQGEIRGEPVEYSAGGTTMKGYLAYDDGHSEKRPGILVVHEWWGHDEYARRRARMLAELGYVALAVDMYGEGKKAQHPDDAAKFSGEIRKNMDLGRERFLAARKVLQGHRFTDPGRIGAIGYCFGGGVVLQTARDGIDLEGVVSFHGGLTTTSPAKPGAVKARVLVLTGADDKFVPPGQVEDFQKEMKAARADFRVVSYPGALHSFTNPGADDYAKKFSLPLGYNADADAKSWAEMQKFFKEVFGK; encoded by the coding sequence ATGATACGGATCATCGGGACGATCTTCTTTCTGGCTGCGATCGCCGCATCCGCCCAGGGCGAGATCCGGGGGGAACCGGTGGAGTACTCCGCCGGAGGGACGACGATGAAAGGGTACCTGGCCTACGACGACGGCCATTCGGAAAAACGGCCGGGCATTCTGGTGGTCCACGAGTGGTGGGGGCACGACGAGTACGCAAGAAGGCGCGCACGGATGCTGGCCGAACTGGGGTACGTCGCCCTGGCGGTGGACATGTACGGCGAAGGGAAGAAGGCGCAGCATCCCGACGACGCCGCGAAATTCTCCGGGGAGATCCGGAAGAACATGGACCTCGGGCGCGAACGGTTTCTGGCCGCCAGGAAGGTTCTCCAGGGACATCGATTCACCGACCCCGGGCGGATCGGCGCCATCGGGTACTGTTTCGGCGGGGGCGTCGTCCTCCAGACGGCACGGGACGGAATCGACCTGGAGGGAGTGGTCAGCTTTCACGGGGGGCTGACGACGACGTCTCCGGCAAAGCCCGGGGCGGTCAAGGCGAGGGTCCTGGTCCTTACCGGCGCCGATGACAAGTTCGTTCCCCCCGGGCAGGTCGAGGATTTCCAAAAGGAGATGAAGGCGGCCCGCGCCGATTTCCGGGTGGTTTCCTATCCGGGGGCCCTCCATAGTTTCACGAATCCGGGTGCGGACGACTACGCGAAAAAATTCAGCCTTCCGCTCGGATACAACGCCGACGCGGACGCAAAGTCCTGGGCCGAGATGCAGAAGTTTTTCAAGGAGGTATTCGGGAAATAG
- a CDS encoding ferritin family protein has translation MKGSRTEKNLLAAFAGESQARNRYTFYAGIASKEGYEGIAAIFLETADNERMHAKRYFDLLEGRDVEITAAYPTKIGNTAVNLEAAAAGEHEEWTHIYPTFGKIAEEEGFKAAATIFFRVADVEVEHEKRYQKLLARVKEGSLFKRKKPIRWKCIKCGRIHEGTEAPERCPTCAHPQAWFIPAEENY, from the coding sequence ATGAAAGGATCGAGGACGGAGAAGAACCTGCTTGCGGCGTTCGCCGGGGAATCTCAGGCCAGGAACCGGTACACCTTCTATGCGGGCATTGCGTCGAAGGAGGGTTACGAAGGGATCGCCGCCATCTTCCTGGAGACCGCGGACAACGAAAGGATGCATGCCAAGCGGTACTTCGATCTGCTCGAAGGGAGGGACGTCGAGATCACCGCCGCCTACCCGACGAAAATCGGCAACACCGCCGTGAATCTGGAGGCGGCCGCCGCCGGGGAGCATGAAGAGTGGACCCATATCTACCCGACGTTCGGGAAAATCGCCGAGGAAGAGGGTTTCAAGGCGGCGGCGACGATCTTTTTCCGGGTTGCGGACGTCGAGGTGGAGCACGAGAAGCGGTACCAGAAGCTTCTTGCCCGCGTGAAGGAGGGGTCTCTCTTCAAGCGGAAAAAACCGATCCGTTGGAAGTGCATCAAGTGCGGGCGCATCCATGAAGGGACCGAGGCGCCGGAACGCTGTCCCACGTGCGCCCATCCCCAGGCGTGGTTCATCCCCGCGGAGGAGAATTACTAG